From Rhododendron vialii isolate Sample 1 chromosome 7a, ASM3025357v1:
AGCCTGATACGGATGCTCTAAGAGGAGAAGGGATTATTGGGCTCGAGGCTGGTTCTACAATAACTTCAAGACACTTGGAAACTTAGAGGAGAAGGAATTATTGGGCTCGAGACCGGTTCCACAATAACTTCAAGACACTTGTATTTCCAGTACCGAACCTTTATGTTTGGAAGAGAAACTAATTAGAGAAAGTAGAGTACATGTTCTTCGTCACATCGATCTATTTTTGCTTCTTAATTTCCTCCCTCTTTCTTTTAGGTTCCAAACAAGAAGAGGAGAAATGGAAATTACTTTCGTCTTCCTTCCCAGTGCAgtttccaatccaaacaaagaccTTCGCGTAAAAATCGATTCGTGTTTGGCATGTGATTGTCAAGGTTTTGGGTgtcaacatagttgggatgttTTGTTCGATGCCACTTTCCACGTATTTCCTTTAGAGCATcaacagtggaataagcaaatacgaataatcaaaacatgtcacatcagcttttgattatccatttagaagttgctaaagttagcaatgtcaaatcccacattggttattttttgcccataatcaaaatcaatgagccctccaaatttttttccttcatttcacgcatattttttgaaaaagcgatttttgaaaggaaaaaaatagtttatgttataaaacagttaaaaaaattagttttttgaaataaaaaatagtttttcaaaaaacacactttgttcacttaaaaaatgtaaatacaattttgagaaattttgaaagaattatatttacgcaaatagttttaaaataaaaactataaatacagttttttaaaaatatattttgtgtaaaaaatagttttctataaaagagtttttaaatttcaaaaacagatttttgaaaaacacactttatttacttatagtttttagaatttttgaaaaaattgttttttgtaaaaaaaaaaaagtttctgaaaagaatagaaaaaaaatctgaaaattacagttttttaaaattattttttgaaaacattgttgagagagagagagagagagagagagagaaggtttttgtgtaatgttgatgtacttgattgagagataaaatttggttattgacaaaatattgctagctttgattattgaaaagctaaaatttgatgagttgttaagaggttgttaaatttggttattccaacgtgagcacttttttgatccaacattgctaactttaacaattttttgttttgcttattccactgtggatgctcttagtctTTGTAACTATCTTTTCAAatagggaaagactacaatacacactccttatttgagtgtgtatcatatgcatcctccaaatgttatgaattacagagaaaatattacgaatcgtattgctaaaaagttataaATCGTTTAAAGGTTACAGGATACACCAAAACTTTatgaattataatgaaaatgttacgaatcgtattgctgaaaagttatgaattctaaaacaaaagttacaaacgcgctaaaatattatgaataaactataaaataggtgcatatggtacacccttttaaaaaagtgtgaattgtagactttccctttcaaatattatgaatttttttttgctattcaAAAAAAGTCGACAATCtagtggggttttttttttttttttctttcttgaatttGGGCTGGGGTCAGAGAGATTCAACTCAATGgactgtctttttttttgggaaaatgacggccaatgaggtgtttaataattaatacccgtcaaggacattttcagcattaacaattgttcttagtaTGTCATTGGccggtattaattatcaaaacaaatccTGGACcgtaattttcctttttttttcccataggaaaaagtaacattttattaaagaaaacttgacaaagagCACATCAAATTggttgggtgggtgggtgggtgggtgggtgggtgggtgggggaAGGGGAGGGAAATCCAACCAACGGTTGGATGAAATGCCTTGTGGGCCGAAACCCAAACACCTAGAAAGGGCGGAAACCCAAACACCTCAAACGGCCAAGCCCCAACAGGCCAGGCCCAGAAACAAAACACCCTAAGGGCCAAAGCCCGAAACAACTCAATGGACTGTCGGGCTGCCTTTTGTACCAGTTAAGGAAGGAGAGCCCATGAGCTGGCGAAGTTGGGCCAAGCTCACCAGACTGGATTGGTCTAGATTCCAGATTAGCGTAACATAACATAATTAATTGCAGGATTAAAAGAGCTGTTTGGGAAATTCTAAATTCTAAcagtcgtttttttttttttttcccgaaacgACTGTGACATTGGGCCTGAAAATACGGACAGCCCCCTTCACTAAGGCTCGCTCGGGCCGAAGGAACATGGGCCAAGTAGACGGTCCAACTGTTCATCAAAACCTATTATGGAGTCCTGGAAACGTAGGGCCAGGCCGAGCTGAATCGTGCCTGACCCGTGAAGTTGACCCATCAGTCAGCTGGATTCTTTGTGGCATCTCAGTGTCGCGTTCTGAACAATTGCTCGGCCACATGAACACCGAGTTCATTCACGACGTCACGTCGCGCACTTGCTAACGTCACGGGCCTCGTATCCAGCATAAACTTATACTTGGGGAGTAAGTACATACAGTCTTTCTATAAACCCTAAGGAGATATGCCTTTTCTAGATCTTAGATGTGTACTCTTGCATTGCCTCTCTCCAGTTGAATCCAACCAGACGGTGCTAACCGGTTCTTTGTTTTGCAGACTTGAGCAAATCTATTCGGATCCGATCCGAGTAGAGACAAATCCATTGGGGGcagttttgttttccttctttttggcAGCTTAATTCTTTAGTAGGTAGTTAAAGTGAGAGTGTAGGAAATAAGAATGTAATCCAACCTCAAAACTGACGTTTACACCAAAAGAAGTGCTCCCTTTATAATAGAGTAGTAATATATAATAGATGTAACATATGACCATCTAACAGTTACATTTGCCTAAATATACTCTACTGATAATGCAAAAACTTGTAATCCATCCCCATGATGGGGTGGATAAGAGAACACTAGCTCACAGATTGCATTTAGTAGATATGTGTGAAATACTACATTGCAAAGAGATAAAACCATAAACCATTCTTTTATATGGTTATTATTACACAAACAAGCAAGAACATACTCTATgaagtcatatatatatatatatatatatatatatataggtgtacATTTAAAAAAGTTCAGATAGACTTCAAAGCACCCAACCCTGGACCATGTTACTCTCACCAGCCATGCTCCTTGGAACAGATGATTCACCATGAACATACTGATACCTGTTTTCGAAAAGCATGCAACAATAATAGAAttagcttttcatttttggattttgcaGCAAAAAACACCTTCACAAACTaattaaagataaaataagCACAATGACTAGATAGAAAGGCAGCTAAAGGGTACGTAGACTATACTTTAAACCCTTAAAATTTGCCCAAGCCTCACTTTCGCTCTTAAACTTCAAATTTGTGCATTGTGACAACAAAAGCTGCGATTATTTTTGTCGGCGCGATCTAGTAATCGAATTCCCAAAGAAACTACATGATCATGTGCACCGAATCCAAGGACAATGCGGGCAAATCATATTACTCTTGAAGGAATGCCATGTGGTAGTACTCCATGTCTCCAAGTGTATTGTGAGATTAGTAAATTACCGTGGAACCAATGAGTTTTTTTATTGGTATTTCATGAGAACAAAAATGGTGTGGTGTATCATAAATGGTGTGAAATAATGCTTCAAGAGCACTCAATAACCAATAACCTCCCAATACGTAACGTCAGAAAAACTTCAAGGCCACGTGGCAACTTTTTcccaattactccctccgtcccaaaataattGTCCTTTTTTGGTAGTCATGCCatttgcaatttttatttttatttttcaacttataatatttttcaagagtttaaaaattttgtataatggaattaattaaaatctatcaaacaaaatctatattgtatgtaaaaaatattatagataaaATGATATAGACAATATTTTGAGCCCTCCTAATTAGTGAAAAGTGACACTAAATTTGGCACGGAGGAAGTAGAAGACTAAATGGTAGTAGCTTTAAGGTGCAAAATGGAACTACCCCAAATTTAGTTGTCTAGAGTCTCGAGACCATCCTCTCGCTATATATATCACCACAAAAGGGCTTCCACAAtgtatgtggagagagagagagagagagagagagagaaagagagagagataccccAAATTTAGTTGTCTAGAGTCTCGAGACCATCCTCTCGCTATATATATCACCACAAAAGGGCTTCCACAAtgtatgtggagagagagagagagagagagagagagagagagagagagagagagagagagagagagagagagagagagagtaccctATTTGCAAGACTGGTTCATTATTGTCGCAGTCCATGGGATTGGATTGACAAGGGTGAAGAGCAAAGCTGGTGTTTCCAGCTGATGCATTTGCAGAATTCCACGGGAATGGAAGGGGTCTAAGACCTTGCCCTTCTGCCTGGAGCTGAAACATAAATTTCACAAAGACAAAGCAATAAGGGTTGGCCCCAATCCTATCATTAACAACCTATATGCCAATAATCATCTACACCACAATCAACATATGGCAATAGTCGAGGTGTGCGAAAGCTATCCCAGAGGCTTGAGTTATAACAAAATGATTATCACTCTCCCCTCTTACGTGAAATGAAAAGATTACCCTTACATGTGTTGTTTTTTTGACACACTTTTCCCCTTATGAAGGGTAACTGTACAAATTAAATGAACATCGGTAAAGACCAAAAAAGGAGGTGTGGATAaaaagggagtgcgaaaatcactttTCTTAACATGAGATGCAACTGAAATAAGTAGAGgacaaaattttaatttcaagaaacaaaaatattacCGATGACAACTCTAGCGAAACCTTCATCTTCAGCTGCTCGTTCATGTCTCCAAGCTGACGCTCCTTCAAGATTAGCAATGCATAGCATAAAATCAcataaagaagacaaaaaaattactcccaaAATCACTGTTAATAGAGCAAATTAGACAGGAAGGTAAGCAAATTATGCAACGAGATATACTTCTCGTATGATCAAAACGGATTTTTGGAAAGCACATCCTTagttgaagaagaaaataaacaagGATCATTCCCGGATGAAAAAACATCCTACGTATGGTAATTCCATTTtgaagtggttttttttttttttaattcgtgATAGATATTGGTGAAATcaagctttttttatttttattttataaaaaacagTAAATCTTTTGTACGGTGATTTAATTGTGAGAATCTGTGCACAGAACCTTCTTCAACATCTTCGATGTACTTCTAGTTCTCAAAATAATACGAAAGAATATCAGTGTTAAATAAGAGGAACTTGGTACTAGATGGATTGTCTACAATTTGAGagttaagattttaaaaaattcggaTTGCGTCTCTACAATTTGGAGTACAGTTGTTACTTGTTAGAATAGCACTATAAGCCCGCGAGTACCTTTCTCCTGAGCTCTTCCATTTGATCTATCATAATCTGTGTCTGCATTTTAAACagaaaaaaggagaaatttGATCAATGTGCTGTAGATGGATGTCAAAAGCACATATGTAATTCGGTATCTACTTCGATTTCTTAGAGAAGATGAAGGAAGCATGAAATAGAAATAGCAGAATAGATCGATGAGGCATGCAAGCCATTCGTTTCATTTAACCTTTGGGGCAAATGACATAATGCACACCATTTATTTGGGTAAGTACGAACGATATGCACACCTTACATTCACATTGAAAATTCATGGTTTTTTGTctggaaaaattcaaaacatgaGATCATTATCAAAATTGGCCCAAAAAACAATGATCTGGTTAATTTCTAGGCCCGCAATTTGTTATGAGTTTATGTACTAATTAATGCCATGAACTCATACACAAACAGTACGACTTTAAAATAGACTCAACAGGTGCATGCCGTCTACACCTAAATGAAGATAGGGTTATATAAAGTTTAGAAACTCTTTTGTGATCACTCAGCTTGACAAATTTTATCGTAGCAAAAGAATGGTCCCTTtttatattagaatagatggaCAACTATGAATATCATGCGGAATTTCTTGGTGAAGTGTGAGCTGAGCTAGCATTTGAGACAAGATTCAAGTACCTTTCTTTGCCTAGTTTGGGTAAGAGCTCCTTCCAGCTGTTTCTCCAGATTCTGCAACTCCCTTACACTCAGGGGTCCTAGATCTTCTCCAAGCAAGTGCCTTAATTCAATTATTAGTACGTTACCCGTTAATTGCTAGCATAGTGTTACAGTATTTCTAATCTTGCTAGGCCTCTTACCCAAAAATAGTTATCTTTTCGATGCAGTTTCAGGATTAGAGAGATGGAAAACTTTTTCATTGGTTATTTTGAGAAAAGACAAAAGAGAAACTCTTCAATTTTGTAGAAGAAATGGTCTTCAATTATTTGAAAATACCTTTTTAATATTTTCTCAAAGAAATGGTTTTAAAACCTGTCAATCTATCACACTTCTagcaagttatttttattttttttaaatagcaACAAGTTTATTGCGGAAATCCTGATAAGGGTACATTTTGAGGAGAAGGGGAGGGagaatccaaccaaaggttgaaTGAAATAAAAATTTCCCATTAGGAAAGCTGATTCTGATTTCTTGCCAGAAATCTAAACATAACCCCTAAAGTTTCCTAGCCACAGAAATGCAAAATAAGGCTCTGAGGAAGATCTATATAATTAGATAAAATTAGAAAGCTCACAACCTTTGAGTGCGCTGAAGCGATTCGTACTTCACCCTTAACTTGGATACCTCTTGGAACCAGCTCTGTATTGATTCGAAACATGACGTAACCATATAATATCATACCGAGTATATTAATTCGTTTCAATAAGAGATTTCTACAGCGAAAGAATCAATTACCTGGGTTTCATGTTCCACAGTGTTGTCTTGAGGATTGAAGGAGCAACGTTGATACTTCTCAAGGGTTTTGGTCATACTGAAAATAGAACACATCTATAAATAGCAGCCTTCATAAGCCTATTAGTCCGTACAGGAAATAAAATAACTAAACAGTTTACAAACCAAAATATCAGATTCAAGAATTCCCGGCAGGTTCATattatcagatttttttttaatcggcaacaAAATTTATTATTAGAAACTCGACAAAGAATACATCGAAAAGGACGGATCTTTTGGGTAAGGAAAACAACAATAGCACTCGAACCCCATAAACATAGGTTGATGTATTTGTACTTTAGTCTCGTTACTCAAATATTTGAGAAACTTGATAGGTAGTAAGAGAATGGATATCAAATCCGTTgcgcaaaaaagaaaagaaaagaaagaaataagaaatttaCCCATCACATTTTTAGTTGGGTGAAACAATCAATTGCACATTTCTTGCCTTTCTACATAGGCACTTCATAGTTCGCTGGACACTTTTCAAGTTTAGAAACCTTAAGTTTTTTTTAGCATTTCCAAGGAAAAACTTTTACTATCATACTTGCCTCATCCATGTTGCAATTGAATGTAGCCTCATGACACAGTTGCAGCTCCTTGTGTGGCTAAGAAAGAGAAATTGCCTGTACTAACCATACTTGACCAGACCAGACCAACCTttcatactccctctgtccatTTTTTAAGAGTCTCACTTTGtaagtttaattttttatggagacattatcattacattcTAAAAGTTATAAgttttcctacttaccctctaCAGAGACATCATcgttatacttttactcactaatttttcaaaatgaaatatatttttaggggcaaaataaaaaatgtattaccaatttttactcactaatttacaaaatggacatttattaaaggaatatcccaaaataaaatactgaactctaaaaaggacggagAAGGTAGACTTGACCACCTCCCCTACCGTACATTACCAGGAATCCACGGTTACCGCTTACCAAATGCCATTACTTACCCAAAACCTGGTGTATGACTCGTTTATCATGCTACACCGTGTATAGTTACAATTTTTCAACATGTATAGAAATgcgccaagcaaaaaaaaaaatgtacacaaATATGTAAAATTAAGGATGATTACTCATTCACGCCAATGGCTAACTTCATTTTTTACTCAagttttgctttaaaaaaaaattcaaaaataccATCCAAATCGGCCCCGGCCATTGGACGCGCTGGAAGTTCTAATAGCATCTTTAAATTTGGGTAAAGATGCTATTAGACGTTATTATCATGGCTAGAAATATTGCAAGAAAGTAAGAAACCATATTTCCATGCTTTtgttttagcaaaaaaaaaaaaacgcattaaaaaaagtttgaaggaaaattaacaaaataaactattataaaaataaactgtAGCAAAATTATCTTGTTCAGCTGTGATAGCTTGAGCTatccaaagattaataaaattattttttgctgtttaaaaaaaaaaaaaagtttccatgctttgtttgaatCTAGAGGACATCCTAAAAACCACAAGGTAAAAGGTTGAAGCTCAAGCCATTAAATGGTACTACTCTTTCTTTTTCGATGGTACTGTTTTCAGATCataaggaagaagaagatctaaaaaaaattgagaaagaaaagcaaggtttttgttttgtctaaCCAAACAACTTCGTCGAGAGAAAAAACACAAATCCCACAAAAAACAGAATTTAACTGGAAGTAAAAATCACAAAAGGAATCTgtttccaaagattaataaaatctttttttgctattcaaaaaaaaaaaaatgacaaacacGTAAACAGCCTTTTGCGCATTCTTTAACTAAATCCGGTTGTTTTTCCTGGTGAAATACTAAAGTCTGAATTTCTCAGATACGAAATTGTTCTGcagaaaataaggaaaaaattatATTGACATAAAACCAAGCAAAATTTACACAAAAAATCTCATCAACACAGACATGTTTTCTAATGATACTGTAATTGGgcagaaaagaacaaaaagataaaaggaaaaacaatagAAATCTTTGCACAAACAAAGGAGAACAAATCTTCGATTTCTTGACCAaaaacgtagagagagagagagagagatcagacaTTACCAGCAACAAACCCATTGCAGTTTTTTAGCTTTAAAAAATCCCAGTATGAGTATTATATAACCCCACTTCTCTTTAGTTTTTAGCACTTCATGTGCCATCTTTTATCCCAACATCCAAAAGTTATACGGAAATGGTATTGCAAATAAAGATGTATGCAGAAATTGCAGATTAGAAGAGGAAAAGTTATCATTGAAGcagagatgaagagagagaaaaaggagctGAATCAGTGAAAAAACCACCAGATCTAAGAACGAGTATAAGATAAGAAGACAAAATTTCAATCTCAGATTTTCAgatgctacacacacacacacacatatcgagagagagatgagaataaAAAGGGAAACCCTAGATCTTGCACAGAGGTCCAACAGGAGGGCGGAGTTTTGGGGAACAACAAACccgtcagttttttttttttgttgtgataTTTTCCAGAAGAGTGAAACGTGTCGATCTTTCATTGGGAGAATCCACACACAGAGCATATCAATCTAGTCTAGAAAcattatggagagagagagagagagagagagagagagagaggtgtaacTGCAAGGTAACACCAGTTTCACCATAACAGAAcggtctctgtgtgtgtgtgtgtgtgtgtgagagagagagagagagagagagcacgctAAACAAATTTCACGAGACAAACATAGTTGAGATGTTTGGGTTCATTCAACAtgtttataaatttaaaaaaaaaatgttatccgaaaatcattaaatttattttttgctgataaaaaaaatcaaatttcaggAGACCAAAAGGAGATCCATACCTCCAGAACGAAACAAACACACCACAATATTTGCAATATTTTCGTGGATTATGCATTTTGGAGATTACAAAGACTCGTGAAATACCCGGCGCTGCCGAATTCGTAGAGCTTGCCGCGGCTGGAGAAGATGATGAGAGCCACCTCGGCATCGCAGAGCATGGAAAGTTCGTAGGCTTTTTTCAGCAAACCATTTCTCCTCTTCGAGAAGGTCACCTGTCGATTGATCTTGTTCTCTATCCTCTTCAGCTCCACTCTCCCtctccccattctctctctctctctctctaacaaaaAAGtatccctttctctctctctatgactCTATATGTATGAGACGAGCAGTAAGGAAGCACCaaatgtatgtgtgtgtgtatttatgtCTCGTCTCAAATTCAATTTGTCCtctcttttatgtgttttatctctctctctctctctctctctctctctctctctctctctctctctctcactagaAGTGTGTATCTATACATGAGAATGGATTGGTGGAGGATATAGAGGGTACAGGAAATTCCTTCTCCATGTAAGTGAAAGACAGAGAGGAAAAAACTCAACTTGGATCTTCACTTGCAACAAAATAGAAATACAGGAAATTGTTTTTCTTACTTTATTCTGCTTTGATACTTTGTTTCAGGAATgccctaactctctctctctctctctctctctctctctcaatagggcccgttcggacaaataagtcacagtagcttattttttgttcttattcaaatttttttcgtatcacttggcttattgtcatttttttggagattattgcatcctcacgataagaggaatctaaaaagtaaaattttttgaccgaaattcaattttttttgaataaaaacgaaaaaattggcttattgatttactttcgtttttattcaaaaaaaattgaatttcggtcaattttttttactttttagattcctcttgtcgtgaggatgcaataatctccaaaaaaatgacaataagccaagtgatacgaaaaaaatttgaataaggacaaaaaataagccattttggcttatttgtccgaacaccccctaaCTCAGTGTACAGACTATACTGTACTACAGAGTTCTCTCTTTTTAACCCACGCGCCTTCATCATTCTTGACGTCCAAGTTGCTTTATACTCCTCCGTTCcggtttaaatatttttttacgaaaattcgtacattttcaaactctcaAAAAATACCATATTTCTATAAATTAATGTTTTTTAACACCAAAGGAAGTACTCAAATATGAAAGGACAAAAACATACACTTATTATTACTAAAAGACGAGTTTATTTTCCAGCAATATTCATTTCCCGCAatatttttcaacataaataataataaacttTTGATCTGACTTTTGTAATTTTACAGTACAGTATCAATACTTTTTGTTTACAAGTGGGAATGAAGTCTGATTCAATATTCTTAATTAGTTTGACATGACTTCGACGATCGATAATAAAAAGGAGCTAATGTAATCTGTCCTCTTTCTCCATTCGACACAACTAATGTGAGAGATGTGAATGTACTGATCGAATTACACAATTGAAAAGTCATGTAAATATCTTTGCATCGTTTCTTTGTGCTCTTGCTTATTTTATTCTTCGTGTTTTAATCTGGATCGTCCAACACgcttttggacggtccgaatagGCTGCTCGGACACTATGTGCGCACGGCCACGTGGTACCTCACCAGGCACCCGCTCCATCTTGTTTGTGTGTTTGGTCGAATTCACAACAATAATTTGTACAGGAATCACAGAACTGCATGAAGTTTTTAATGACTTGCACAGCTTTATCCAAATTCGAATAAGTAATAACAACATGGAGGCCAAAAATCTCtaacctcttttttttggtttcatcgGATCAGATGAGACATAGGCACTTGGGACCCTCAATATATTTTGATCAAAAATAGAACCAGGATTACTGTGTTCTTCTACCGAACTAATCTGCATTTGGACCAAACGTGGCATTTCCTATAAACACGACCCCTAACTTTGCTTTGGAACCGGCTCCTCTCATATTCGCCTCTCTCCCGTTACCATCCAGTTTGCATTCTGTGGGCCCATTCTATGTTTAGTTGAAGGTCTTGTGTTCGACTGAATGGGATTAAATTAATTGAACGTCTTGTGTTCAAATCCTCTGCACCCGGGCCGGGAGGCCATAAATGGGATAAAATCATATTCTTTGGGGCCAAATTAAACTGGAATTAGAATTCCGTTtgccgagccaaaaaaaaaaaaaaagatataccGTAATTAGAAAACATGCAAGGGACTGCCCCTAGAAATAACCAGAGAGTAAATTCAGGTGACCAtgatctttcttttctatcattTCATATGTCACAAGGGGATCAGGTACCCCACTTGGAccccattatttttttttctttttaattaaggTTTAACTGTCAACAATCACCTAGCTCCATTGTAGTACTTGAAGCTGAAACAAACCAACCTTGCCAATGGGTAGTAAACTTTAGTACACTTTCTATGTGATTTGACTTAGCATCTTTAGTTTAATTTGTTCAtaaccttctttctttttttccatctcTCAGCTGAACCGGCCACCATGAACCACCGGAGGCCTCCGCCTCTCACTCTCCGGCCTATTTGCACATCCACAATTCACCACCACTACCTACCTCCCACCGGCCACCACCATGACTGCCCCTTGGTTTCCGAAATGGAGAATGGAGATGTTGGTTATCaatttgtgtttgaattataATCCTAACTCATATAGCATCTTTAGTTTAATTTGAGTTCACTAGGTCCCTAGCAacctttttttatgtttttccaTCTATCAGCTGATCAGCCAGCCGCCATGAACCAACGGAGGCCTCGCTCCCTCCGGCCTATTTGCACATCCACAATTCACCACCGCTACCTACCAGTACCACCCCACCACCATGATCGCCCTTTGGTTTCCAAAACGAAGAACGGAGATCGTACGTGCTTATCTCAATTTGTGTTTGTGGACGTGATAATATGTTAACTATACTGGCATGAACATTAATCACGTAATTCTTAATTACTCACCATGGTGCATGTGAAAAAGCAGCCATATTGATTGCTTCGTAAAAACTGTTATTGACAACTTTAGGAgtaattcttttgtcaaatagtatgtagtaattaattaatgtCAAGATTTTCAAAGCCCTGGCTAGCTTGTTTCAGTTTAGGCTATATAGTACAGTAGCTTGTAACTCTCACATTTGAGCCATGCAAATCAGATTTGGTGCGAATTAGCATAGCAAATGGGAGAAT
This genomic window contains:
- the LOC131334154 gene encoding agamous-like MADS-box protein MADS3, whose protein sequence is MGRGRVELKRIENKINRQVTFSKRRNGLLKKAYELSMLCDAEVALIIFSSRGKLYEFGSAGMTKTLEKYQRCSFNPQDNTVEHETQSWFQEVSKLRVKYESLQRTQRHLLGEDLGPLSVRELQNLEKQLEGALTQTRQRKTQIMIDQMEELRRKERQLGDMNEQLKMKVSLELSSLQAEGQGLRPLPFPWNSANASAGNTSFALHPCQSNPMDCDNNEPVLQIGYQYVHGESSVPRSMAGESNMVQGWVL